One window from the genome of Rhinolophus ferrumequinum isolate MPI-CBG mRhiFer1 chromosome 10, mRhiFer1_v1.p, whole genome shotgun sequence encodes:
- the LOC117029288 gene encoding LOW QUALITY PROTEIN: U6 snRNA-associated Sm-like protein LSm3 (The sequence of the model RefSeq protein was modified relative to this genomic sequence to represent the inferred CDS: inserted 2 bases in 1 codon; substituted 2 bases at 2 genomic stop codons), producing the protein MVINYQQQTTSITGEPLGLISLGLGERISVKMRNDRALXGRXHAFDXHLNMVLGDVEETVTTIEIDEEMYKEVYKSTIQNIPGLFVLADGAVLFAPPLRVG; encoded by the exons ATGG taataaaCTATCAACAACAAACTACCAGCATCACAGGAGAACCCCTGGGTCTCATCAGTCTCGGCCTGGGTGAGCGAATTTCtgtgaaaatgagaaatgacagAGCTTT AGGTAGATGACATGCTTTTGATTGACATTTAAATATGGTACTGGGAGATGTGGAAGAAACTGTGACTACTATAGAAATTGATGAAGAAATGTATAAAGAGGTATATAAATCAACAATACAGAATATTCCAGGGCTCTTTGTCCTGGCAGATGGTGCTGTACTGTTTGCCCCTCCTTTGAGAGTTGGCTGA